Proteins encoded within one genomic window of Methanothrix harundinacea 6Ac:
- a CDS encoding NfeD family protein produces MNASPSKGRKVGRPSSWRPEPAAHFGPLPFHLALLALLSIGLLALAGSAAGQGCVMVVALDGAITPASDDIVREAIAEAEGRGCEALVITLDTPGGGLTETKEITGLIERTSLPVIGYVYPSGATAWSAGTIILLSSDIAAMVPGTIIGSAQPVQIGPTGMEAVNDTKVINAVVALVEEKARNNNRNTTAAREFVLSNLNLNAEDALRYGVIEHVSPSLGALLEEVDGTEAKNRTLATRGAEVVRFEPSLRLRVLAVLSDPLLAGLLLIVGLYALIFGLSNPGVGAELVGVIVLALGLIGLGFSVNLGALFLIALGIVLLLVELNSPGFGLLGAAGLACMVIGSVLLVPIGSPEWYTPASYKRDAFVALVAPTIVIGAFFVFALYKVAEARRRPTYSEMMEAEVAEALDRIDPRGHVMYNGEYWVAEAEEPIEAGEMVEVVGKERMVLKVRRKG; encoded by the coding sequence ATGAATGCCTCACCGTCGAAGGGGAGGAAGGTGGGGCGGCCCTCCTCCTGGAGACCAGAGCCTGCGGCCCATTTCGGGCCGCTTCCTTTCCACCTCGCCCTCCTCGCCCTCCTATCCATCGGCCTCCTCGCTCTAGCAGGCTCGGCCGCAGGCCAGGGGTGCGTGATGGTGGTAGCCCTGGATGGCGCCATAACCCCGGCCTCCGACGACATCGTCCGGGAGGCGATAGCAGAGGCGGAGGGGCGGGGGTGCGAGGCCCTGGTGATCACCCTGGACACCCCCGGCGGAGGCCTCACCGAGACGAAGGAGATCACAGGCCTCATCGAGAGGACGAGCCTTCCCGTCATCGGGTACGTATACCCCTCCGGCGCCACCGCCTGGAGCGCGGGGACGATCATCCTCCTCTCTTCGGACATAGCCGCCATGGTCCCGGGGACGATCATCGGCTCCGCCCAGCCGGTCCAGATCGGGCCGACGGGGATGGAGGCGGTCAACGACACCAAGGTGATCAACGCCGTCGTCGCCCTCGTCGAGGAGAAGGCGAGGAATAACAACAGGAACACGACGGCGGCCCGGGAGTTCGTCCTCTCGAACCTCAACCTCAACGCCGAGGACGCCCTGAGATACGGCGTCATCGAGCACGTCAGCCCCAGCCTCGGGGCCCTCTTGGAGGAGGTGGACGGCACCGAAGCTAAGAACAGGACCCTCGCCACCAGGGGCGCCGAGGTCGTCCGCTTCGAGCCGAGCCTCCGGCTGAGGGTTCTCGCCGTCCTCTCCGATCCCCTGCTGGCGGGGCTCCTCCTCATCGTCGGCCTCTACGCCCTCATCTTCGGCCTCTCAAACCCCGGCGTCGGGGCGGAGCTCGTCGGGGTGATCGTCCTCGCCCTCGGCCTCATAGGCCTCGGCTTCTCCGTCAACCTGGGGGCCCTCTTCCTCATCGCCCTCGGGATCGTCCTCCTCCTGGTGGAGCTGAACAGCCCAGGCTTCGGCCTTCTGGGGGCGGCGGGGCTCGCCTGCATGGTCATCGGGTCGGTCCTCCTCGTCCCCATCGGGTCGCCGGAGTGGTACACCCCCGCCTCTTACAAGCGGGACGCCTTCGTCGCCCTCGTCGCCCCAACGATCGTCATCGGGGCCTTCTTCGTCTTCGCCCTCTACAAGGTGGCGGAGGCGCGGCGCAGGCCCACCTACTCCGAGATGATGGAGGCAGAGGTCGCCGAGGCCCTGGACCGGATCGACCCCCGGGGGCACGTCATGTACAACGGCGAGTATTGGGTCGCCGAGGCGGAGGAGCCGATCGAGGCGGGGGAGATGGTCGAGGTGGTGGGAAAAGAGAGGATGGTGCTGAAGGTGAGGAGGAAGGGGTAG
- a CDS encoding translation initiation factor IF-2 subunit gamma, producing MHEKPAVNIGMVGHVDHGKTTLVRALSGVWTDQHSEEIKRGISIRLGYADATFRKCPNCPAPEAYTVEKTCPGCGSPSEVLRTVSFVDSPGHETLMATMLSGAAIMDGAVLIIAASEPCPQPQTKEHLMALDITGIDRIVIVQNKIDLVSKERLIEHYNEIKKFVKGTVAENAPIVPISAQQNVNVDMVIEAIEETIPTPVRDLEKPPLLKIARSFDVNRPGTPPEKIVGGVIGGTLTQGVLQPDDPIEIKPGRSVESEGRKQWVPIDTKVTALMAGGGPQEEATPGGLIGVGTQLDPALTKSDLLVGQVAGEPGTLPPVWNSFTMKIRLLERVVGATDEADVEPIHTSEPLMLNVGTATTVGVVSSAREGGMVEVQLRRPVCAAAGDRVAVSRRVGARWRLIGVGTINK from the coding sequence TTGCACGAAAAACCGGCCGTGAACATAGGCATGGTGGGCCATGTCGACCACGGCAAAACGACCCTGGTGAGGGCCCTCTCCGGGGTCTGGACCGACCAGCACAGCGAGGAGATCAAGAGGGGTATCTCCATCAGGCTAGGCTACGCCGACGCCACCTTCAGAAAATGTCCCAACTGCCCGGCGCCGGAGGCGTACACCGTCGAGAAGACCTGTCCTGGATGCGGATCGCCGAGCGAGGTCCTCCGGACCGTCTCCTTCGTCGACTCCCCCGGCCACGAGACCCTGATGGCGACGATGCTCTCGGGGGCTGCCATCATGGACGGGGCCGTCCTGATCATCGCCGCCAGCGAGCCCTGCCCCCAGCCCCAGACGAAGGAGCACCTCATGGCCCTGGACATCACCGGGATCGACAGGATCGTCATCGTCCAGAACAAGATCGACCTCGTCTCCAAGGAGAGGCTGATCGAGCACTACAACGAGATCAAGAAGTTCGTTAAAGGGACCGTCGCCGAGAACGCTCCCATCGTCCCCATATCCGCCCAGCAGAACGTCAACGTCGACATGGTGATCGAGGCGATCGAGGAGACGATCCCGACCCCCGTAAGGGACCTGGAGAAGCCGCCCCTCCTAAAGATCGCCAGGTCCTTCGACGTCAACCGCCCGGGGACGCCGCCGGAGAAGATCGTCGGCGGGGTCATCGGCGGCACCCTCACCCAGGGGGTCCTCCAGCCCGACGACCCCATCGAGATCAAGCCCGGAAGGTCGGTGGAGTCGGAGGGGAGGAAGCAGTGGGTCCCCATCGATACGAAGGTGACGGCGCTGATGGCCGGCGGCGGTCCCCAGGAGGAGGCGACCCCCGGCGGCCTCATCGGAGTTGGAACCCAGCTCGACCCCGCCCTCACCAAGAGCGACCTTCTGGTGGGGCAGGTGGCGGGAGAGCCGGGGACCCTGCCCCCCGTCTGGAACTCCTTCACCATGAAGATCAGGCTCCTGGAGAGGGTCGTCGGCGCCACCGACGAGGCCGACGTCGAGCCGATCCACACCAGCGAGCCGTTGATGCTGAACGTCGGGACCGCCACCACCGTCGGCGTCGTATCGAGCGCGAGGGAGGGGGGGATGGTGGAGGTCCAGCTGAGAAGGCCGGTATGCGCCGCCGCCGGGGACCGGGTGGCGGTCAGCAGGCGGGTCGGCGCCCGGTGGCGGCTCATCGGCGTCGGCACCATCAACAAGTAG
- a CDS encoding HD domain-containing protein translates to MTTIRDPVHGYVRLDDLAIDLVDTQEMQRLRWIKQLGLAHLVYPGANHTRFEHSLGSYHLAGLLSRHLGLDEADGTEIQAAALLHDVGHGPFSHVTERVLSSYLREEHEDIADRLRRGELGDVLRDRGLQPHRIQRLIRGETPLGQVVSGEVDVDRMDYLTRDSHYTGVAYGVVDYQRLMETMAMKDGHIVLEEGGVHAAESLLVSRLLMYPTVYFHHASRIAQKMLDVGVRVMVEEGSDPRRIREMDDLQLSAAMASAGGYPGEIIERIRARRLFKRAIYVGRDRLESPEKMGKEGRIAEEIAEIAGVDPLYVLVDNPGLPRIAEGNVGVVGVDGEERPLREVSPLVTIMERAHLAAWRLGIYTTEEHRDRVRRAATSHLKVGRNPVQHTFEDL, encoded by the coding sequence ATGACCACCATCAGGGACCCGGTCCACGGGTACGTCAGGCTCGACGATCTGGCCATCGATCTCGTCGACACCCAGGAGATGCAGAGGCTGAGGTGGATAAAGCAGCTGGGTCTGGCACACCTCGTCTATCCCGGAGCCAACCACACCCGGTTCGAGCACAGCCTAGGCTCCTACCACCTCGCAGGCCTTCTTTCGCGACACCTCGGCCTCGACGAGGCGGATGGGACGGAGATCCAGGCCGCAGCCCTCCTTCACGACGTAGGCCACGGCCCCTTCTCCCACGTCACCGAGCGGGTTTTATCCAGCTACCTCCGGGAGGAGCACGAGGACATCGCCGACCGGCTGAGGAGGGGGGAGTTGGGGGACGTCCTGAGGGACCGGGGCCTCCAGCCCCACCGGATCCAGAGGCTGATCCGGGGGGAGACCCCCCTGGGGCAGGTGGTCAGCGGGGAGGTGGACGTCGACAGGATGGACTACCTCACCCGGGACTCCCACTACACCGGCGTCGCCTACGGCGTCGTCGATTATCAGAGGCTGATGGAGACGATGGCGATGAAAGACGGCCACATAGTCCTCGAGGAGGGGGGGGTCCACGCCGCAGAGTCCCTCCTCGTCTCCAGGCTCCTGATGTACCCGACGGTCTACTTCCACCACGCCTCGAGGATAGCCCAGAAGATGCTTGATGTAGGGGTCCGAGTGATGGTCGAGGAGGGGTCTGATCCCCGAAGGATCCGGGAGATGGACGACCTCCAGCTCTCCGCCGCCATGGCCTCGGCGGGGGGTTACCCCGGGGAGATCATCGAGAGGATCAGGGCGAGGAGGCTCTTCAAGCGGGCGATATACGTCGGCCGGGACCGGCTCGAATCGCCGGAGAAGATGGGTAAGGAGGGGAGGATCGCCGAGGAGATCGCCGAGATCGCCGGGGTCGATCCCCTCTACGTCCTCGTAGACAACCCCGGCCTCCCCCGGATAGCGGAGGGGAACGTCGGCGTAGTCGGGGTGGACGGGGAGGAGAGGCCCCTCCGGGAGGTATCCCCCCTAGTCACCATCATGGAGAGGGCCCACCTCGCCGCCTGGAGGCTGGGGATCTACACCACCGAGGAGCACCGGGACCGGGTGAGGAGGGCGGCGACATCTCATCTGAAGGTCGGGAGGAACCCCGTCCAGCACACCTTCGAGGACCTGTGA
- a CDS encoding slipin family protein, with protein MVDILSVGLLPLLIVLFILYQGIRIPREYERLVIFRLGRYSGIKGPGLTIIIPVIDKAMTIDLRVVTIDVQKQAVITKDNVTVAVDAILYYRVVEPDRAVIQVENYKVATSLLAQTTLRDVLGEIELDDLLSKREELNVKLQEILDRQTDPWGIKITAVTLRDVSLPESMLRAIAKQAEAEREKRSRIILAEGEFQASARMVEAAKLYQDAPVAIKLRELQTLAEISREKNLIVVTSGGEVGESTGKVAGLAKAFGER; from the coding sequence ATGGTAGACATATTATCCGTAGGCTTATTGCCTCTGCTCATAGTTCTCTTCATCCTTTACCAGGGCATCAGGATCCCCCGCGAGTATGAAAGGCTGGTCATCTTCAGGCTGGGCCGCTACAGCGGGATCAAGGGTCCTGGGCTAACGATAATCATCCCGGTGATAGATAAGGCCATGACCATCGACCTCCGGGTCGTGACGATAGACGTCCAGAAGCAGGCGGTCATCACCAAGGACAACGTCACCGTCGCCGTCGACGCGATCCTCTATTATCGGGTTGTGGAGCCGGACAGGGCCGTCATTCAGGTCGAGAACTACAAGGTGGCGACGAGCCTCCTCGCCCAGACGACCCTGAGGGACGTCCTCGGCGAGATCGAGCTCGACGACCTCCTCTCGAAGCGGGAGGAGCTGAACGTCAAGCTCCAGGAGATCCTCGACCGGCAGACCGACCCCTGGGGGATCAAGATCACCGCCGTAACCCTCCGGGACGTCAGCCTCCCCGAGTCGATGCTCCGGGCGATAGCCAAGCAGGCCGAAGCCGAGAGGGAGAAGAGGTCGCGGATCATCCTCGCCGAGGGGGAGTTCCAGGCCTCGGCGCGGATGGTGGAGGCGGCTAAGCTCTACCAGGACGCGCCCGTCGCGATAAAGCTGAGGGAGCTTCAGACCCTCGCCGAGATCTCGAGGGAGAAGAACCTGATCGTCGTCACCTCCGGGGGGGAGGTCGGGGAGTCGACCGGGAAGGTGGCCGGCCTGGCCAAGGCCTTCGGTGAGAGATGA
- a CDS encoding 30S ribosomal protein S27ae, protein MAANEFYDLAGDAIKRKRQICPRCGNGVFLGEHKDRLACGKCGYTEFKK, encoded by the coding sequence ATGGCGGCGAACGAGTTCTACGACCTCGCTGGCGACGCCATCAAGAGGAAGAGGCAGATCTGTCCCAGGTGCGGAAACGGGGTCTTCCTCGGGGAGCACAAGGACAGGCTCGCCTGCGGAAAGTGCGGATATACCGAGTTCAAGAAGTGA
- a CDS encoding GTP-dependent dephospho-CoA kinase family protein, which translates to MKILRLPEELRSELKPPLGTLFRGRGQECIGPMQDLLRPAPKVIAVGDVTTFCLLSSSGRKPDICIVDHKTKRMPVPDHVQQGIGDRDEYDTIEVYNPAATLTQELVDVIRERLAGNGRVKIVVDGEEDLATLPAILYAPLGSTVVYGQPNEGSVAVVVTPERKEYAKSIMDKMIVED; encoded by the coding sequence TTGAAGATATTGCGTCTTCCCGAAGAGCTCCGCTCCGAGCTGAAGCCCCCCCTGGGAACCCTCTTCCGGGGAAGGGGTCAGGAGTGCATAGGGCCGATGCAGGACCTCCTCCGGCCCGCCCCCAAGGTGATCGCCGTCGGCGACGTCACCACCTTCTGCCTCCTCTCCTCTTCCGGAAGGAAGCCCGACATCTGCATCGTCGACCACAAGACGAAGAGGATGCCCGTCCCCGACCACGTCCAGCAGGGGATCGGCGACCGCGACGAGTACGATACGATCGAGGTCTATAATCCCGCGGCGACCCTCACCCAGGAGCTCGTCGACGTGATAAGGGAGCGGCTCGCCGGCAACGGCCGGGTCAAGATCGTCGTCGACGGCGAGGAGGATCTCGCCACCCTCCCCGCCATCCTCTACGCCCCCCTCGGCTCGACGGTCGTCTACGGCCAGCCTAACGAGGGGAGCGTGGCGGTGGTGGTCACCCCCGAGAGGAAGGAATACGCTAAGAGCATCATGGACAAGATGATAGTGGAGGATTGA
- a CDS encoding transcriptional coactivator p15/PC4 family protein → MEQEFGRIRKSETTELVVRRTEFRGSAGIDIREYVTSDRYTGWSKNGIRIPVEQWRSFREILDKIEVPEGGEGD, encoded by the coding sequence ATGGAGCAGGAGTTCGGGAGGATCAGAAAGAGCGAGACGACGGAGCTGGTAGTCCGAAGGACCGAGTTCCGGGGCTCGGCGGGGATCGACATCAGGGAGTACGTCACCAGCGATAGGTACACCGGCTGGTCGAAGAACGGTATCAGGATACCGGTGGAGCAGTGGCGGTCCTTCCGGGAGATCCTGGATAAGATCGAGGTCCCCGAGGGAGGAGAAGGAGATTAA
- a CDS encoding NfeD family protein, whose amino-acid sequence MIIGSVLLVTIGSPEWFTPADYETDALITLFALAIVFGLFFVFAISKVAEARRRPTYSAKMEAEVAEALDRIDPRGHVMYNGEYWAAEAEEPIEAGEMVEVVGKERMVLKVRRRG is encoded by the coding sequence ATGATCATCGGATCGGTCCTCCTGGTCACGATAGGCTCGCCGGAGTGGTTCACCCCCGCCGACTACGAGACTGATGCCCTCATCACCCTCTTCGCCCTGGCGATCGTCTTCGGCCTCTTCTTCGTCTTCGCCATCTCCAAGGTGGCGGAGGCGAGGCGGCGGCCGACCTACTCCGCGAAGATGGAGGCAGAGGTCGCCGAGGCCCTGGACCGGATCGACCCCCGGGGGCACGTCATGTACAACGGCGAGTACTGGGCCGCCGAGGCGGAGGAGCCGATCGAGGCGGGGGAGATGGTCGAGGTGGTGGGAAAAGAGAGAATGGTGCTGAAGGTGAGGCGGCGGGGGTAG
- a CDS encoding universal stress protein, which translates to MFEEILIATDGSDHSARAAKRGIDLAKVSGGRVTVLYVVEPVVITDVSHNIVDDVVVGMRRSRMKDAEKATNSVEELAKAAGVPAEKKIVEGYPAEVILEISTGMDVVVVGSMGRTGLTRFLLGSVAEKVVRNSEVPVMIVQ; encoded by the coding sequence ATGTTCGAAGAGATATTGATCGCGACCGACGGGTCGGATCACAGCGCCCGGGCGGCGAAAAGGGGTATTGATCTCGCGAAGGTCTCCGGTGGGAGGGTGACCGTTCTTTACGTTGTCGAACCAGTAGTCATCACCGATGTAAGCCACAACATAGTAGATGATGTGGTGGTGGGGATGAGACGGTCGAGGATGAAGGATGCTGAGAAGGCTACGAACTCCGTCGAAGAGCTGGCGAAGGCCGCCGGCGTCCCCGCAGAGAAGAAGATCGTAGAGGGGTACCCCGCCGAAGTGATCTTGGAGATCTCGACGGGTATGGACGTGGTGGTGGTGGGGAGCATGGGCCGCACCGGACTCACCAGGTTCCTCCTGGGATCCGTCGCCGAGAAGGTGGTACGAAATTCCGAGGTTCCGGTGATGATCGTCCAATAA
- the spt4 gene encoding transcription elongation factor subunit Spt4, whose translation MTEQACRECHRIVEGLVCPICGSASLSKDWTGYVVIIDPKESEVAKKLGITLPGRYALKVR comes from the coding sequence ATGACAGAGCAGGCTTGCAGGGAGTGCCACAGGATCGTCGAGGGCCTGGTCTGTCCGATCTGCGGCTCTGCCTCCCTCAGCAAGGACTGGACCGGGTACGTCGTGATCATCGACCCGAAGGAGTCGGAGGTCGCAAAGAAGCTGGGGATAACCCTTCCCGGAAGGTACGCCCTGAAGGTGCGGTAG
- a CDS encoding right-handed parallel beta-helix repeat-containing protein: protein MPRSVRSVPWGHEGVSAGGRLRRPSRLAIAILITSSIISSLFLAATGMGATLTVAPGERIQAALDEARSGDAVLVEGGVYRERLVVSEGIALQGIGRPQIDAGGSGSGVTLQGDGARIQGFLVTGSGSEEMDAGVRVLGEGCTVEDNLLSGNRIGILLQSVTGGAIRNNSVENNGIGLLLERSWDNEIAGNRIAENGVGIKAVRQNASESITASDSGGVSIKYRPKTEAATLEVSKIGFAGGLKENRIYGNELLDNGENALDDGENLWDDGRGGNHFDDFDAIEEGCRDRERDGLCDAPRKIPGGPSVDERPIASEDAVRKYAASAGDFKLFLYRSTFSPGAEMPLCFAAPENFTGRAVLAAPSPGSGPMTGEAGTGPKTDMETDTEPIGVALSSQPLAGRSGTVTFTAPEGEGSYVLRMEDGSGSEVVSLPFAVATPEVKVADASAGTCDRVNVSYSGAPGFEGDWIGLYPVGAGDDRPISREYLDGTSRGTLPFVIPSSAGSYEFRMFEDDGFTRIAVSQPIEVAVSAGVRVEASPAAARRPGEAITVSFWGAKPASAIGMYEMTRPDKYMIGMQWTNGRACGTMTFAAPRTPGRYDFRLFEDNVHRKLMGASNVVVVG, encoded by the coding sequence ATGCCGAGAAGCGTCCGATCCGTCCCCTGGGGTCATGAGGGGGTTTCTGCCGGCGGCCGTCTCCGCCGACCTTCCCGTCTAGCTATAGCGATTCTGATCACCTCATCGATCATCTCATCCCTCTTCTTGGCGGCCACCGGCATGGGCGCCACCCTCACCGTCGCCCCCGGGGAGAGGATCCAGGCCGCCCTCGACGAGGCGAGGTCCGGGGACGCCGTCCTGGTGGAGGGCGGAGTCTACAGGGAGAGGCTGGTCGTATCGGAGGGGATAGCCCTCCAGGGGATCGGAAGGCCCCAGATCGACGCCGGAGGCTCTGGATCGGGGGTGACCCTCCAGGGGGATGGGGCGCGGATCCAGGGCTTTTTGGTCACAGGCTCCGGCTCCGAGGAGATGGACGCCGGGGTCCGGGTCCTGGGGGAGGGGTGCACCGTCGAGGATAACCTCTTATCAGGAAACAGGATCGGAATCCTCCTCCAGAGCGTCACGGGCGGCGCCATAAGGAACAACTCCGTCGAGAATAACGGTATCGGACTCCTCCTCGAAAGGAGCTGGGATAACGAGATAGCCGGAAACAGGATCGCCGAGAACGGCGTCGGGATCAAAGCTGTGAGGCAGAACGCCTCTGAGAGCATAACGGCGTCCGACTCCGGCGGCGTATCGATAAAGTACAGGCCTAAGACGGAGGCTGCGACCCTGGAGGTGAGCAAGATCGGCTTTGCCGGAGGGCTGAAGGAGAACAGGATCTACGGAAACGAGCTCCTGGATAACGGCGAGAACGCCCTCGACGACGGCGAGAACCTCTGGGACGACGGGAGGGGAGGAAACCACTTCGACGACTTCGACGCCATCGAGGAGGGGTGCAGGGACAGGGAGAGAGACGGCCTCTGCGACGCCCCCCGGAAGATCCCCGGCGGCCCGAGCGTCGACGAGCGGCCGATCGCCTCCGAGGACGCCGTCAGGAAGTACGCCGCCTCCGCCGGCGACTTCAAGCTCTTCCTCTACCGATCGACCTTCTCCCCCGGCGCGGAGATGCCCCTCTGCTTCGCCGCCCCCGAGAACTTCACCGGGCGGGCGGTCCTTGCAGCCCCCTCCCCCGGCTCTGGACCGATGACGGGAGAGGCCGGGACGGGGCCGAAGACCGATATGGAGACGGATACAGAGCCGATCGGGGTGGCCCTCTCCAGCCAGCCCCTGGCGGGGAGGAGCGGGACCGTCACCTTCACCGCCCCCGAGGGTGAGGGGAGCTACGTCCTGAGGATGGAGGACGGCTCCGGCTCCGAGGTCGTATCCCTCCCCTTCGCCGTGGCGACCCCCGAGGTCAAAGTCGCCGACGCCTCGGCCGGGACCTGCGACCGGGTGAACGTCAGCTACAGCGGAGCCCCCGGCTTTGAAGGGGACTGGATCGGCCTCTACCCCGTCGGCGCCGGGGACGATCGACCCATCTCAAGAGAGTACCTGGACGGAACGAGCCGCGGAACCCTCCCCTTCGTCATCCCCTCCTCGGCAGGAAGCTACGAGTTTCGGATGTTTGAGGACGACGGATTCACGAGGATCGCGGTCAGCCAGCCTATCGAGGTCGCCGTCTCCGCGGGGGTGAGGGTGGAGGCGTCGCCCGCGGCGGCCCGCCGCCCCGGGGAGGCTATCACCGTCTCCTTCTGGGGGGCGAAGCCCGCCTCGGCGATAGGGATGTACGAGATGACCCGCCCCGACAAGTACATGATCGGGATGCAGTGGACGAACGGCAGGGCCTGCGGGACGATGACCTTCGCCGCGCCCCGGACGCCGGGGAGGTACGACTTCCGGCTCTTCGAGGACAACGTCCACCGGAAGCTGATGGGGGCGAGCAACGTCGTCGTGGTGGGGTGA
- a CDS encoding PIN domain-containing protein produces MKVLLDTNALMVPGQFGVDLFEGLEELGFRELLVPRPVLRELAALACLAESRRDRTAARIGLALAGRCEILEASEEADDALVDLALKSGAAVFTNDKELKKKLSTRGVTVIHLRQRRRLEIANRREF; encoded by the coding sequence ATGAAGGTCCTCCTGGACACCAACGCCCTCATGGTCCCCGGCCAGTTCGGGGTGGACCTCTTCGAAGGGCTGGAGGAGCTGGGGTTCCGGGAGCTCCTCGTCCCCCGCCCCGTCCTCCGGGAGCTCGCGGCCTTGGCCTGCCTAGCCGAATCCCGGCGGGACCGGACCGCCGCCAGGATCGGCCTTGCGCTGGCGGGAAGGTGCGAGATCCTCGAGGCATCCGAGGAGGCGGACGACGCCCTCGTCGACCTGGCCCTGAAATCGGGGGCCGCGGTCTTCACCAACGATAAGGAACTGAAGAAAAAGTTATCTACTAGAGGTGTTACCGTTATACACCTGCGCCAGAGGCGACGGCTGGAGATCGCCAACAGAAGGGAGTTCTGA
- a CDS encoding DNA-directed RNA polymerase: protein MYKKMKLEGIVRIPPGQMGDPLEEAVEMALRNKYEARVDKTLGTVVAVLGVDDIGEGRILAGDGAVYYDANFDAIVFKPEMQEIVEGEVVEIVKFGAFIGIGPFDGLLHVSQITNEYISYDEKNSRLASKDSNKSLGEGDRVRARIIAISLNEKEPRESKIGLTMRQTGLGKIEWLEAARRKEEAEVEAR from the coding sequence ATGTATAAGAAGATGAAGCTGGAGGGGATAGTCAGGATACCTCCTGGCCAGATGGGCGACCCCCTCGAAGAAGCGGTGGAGATGGCGCTGCGGAACAAGTACGAGGCGAGGGTCGACAAGACCCTGGGCACCGTCGTCGCGGTGCTGGGGGTCGACGACATAGGCGAGGGGAGGATTCTGGCGGGAGACGGGGCGGTCTACTACGATGCCAACTTCGATGCGATAGTCTTCAAGCCCGAGATGCAGGAGATCGTCGAGGGGGAGGTGGTGGAGATCGTCAAGTTCGGCGCCTTCATAGGGATCGGGCCCTTCGACGGCCTCCTTCACGTGAGCCAGATAACCAACGAGTATATATCGTACGATGAGAAGAACTCGCGGCTCGCGAGCAAGGACTCGAACAAATCCCTCGGCGAGGGCGACCGGGTCCGGGCGCGGATCATCGCCATCAGCTTAAACGAGAAGGAGCCCCGGGAGAGCAAGATAGGCCTCACCATGAGGCAGACGGGCCTCGGGAAGATCGAGTGGCTGGAGGCGGCCCGGCGGAAGGAAGAGGCAGAGGTCGAGGCGAGATGA
- a CDS encoding 30S ribosomal protein S24e — MEIKVIEEKNNPLLKRREVKFVVSHDGPTPSRKSIIDKIAATMNSKVGLVMVDSLKSEFGKRETIGYAKIYENEERAKEVERAHVIERNVPAPAAQAEESG, encoded by the coding sequence ATGGAAATCAAGGTCATCGAGGAGAAGAACAACCCTCTGTTGAAGAGGAGAGAGGTCAAGTTCGTCGTATCCCACGACGGGCCCACCCCCTCCAGGAAGAGCATCATAGATAAGATCGCCGCCACCATGAACTCGAAGGTAGGCCTGGTGATGGTCGATAGCTTGAAGTCCGAGTTCGGCAAGCGCGAGACGATCGGGTACGCCAAGATCTACGAGAACGAGGAGAGGGCGAAAGAGGTCGAGAGGGCCCACGTCATAGAGAGGAACGTCCCAGCCCCCGCAGCCCAGGCCGAGGAGTCGGGTTAG
- a CDS encoding 2-amino-3,7-dideoxy-D-threo-hept-6-ulosonate synthase has product MSEIGKRVRMERIIDRNSGNTVIIPMDHGISVGPVKGLVNLSEMVDRVAEGGANAVLQQKGMVKHGHRGYGSDIGLIVHMSASTALGPDPNNKVQVCQVEEALKVGADAVSVHINIGSETEADQLKKLGSVAERCDFWGMPLIAMMYPRGDKIADPNGVDVVSLAARAGAELGADIIKTNYTGDPETFREVVAGCPVPVVIAGGPKTETDEEFLEMIRGAIDAGGRGVAIGRNVFQHENPTKMTRAISAIVHLDRTVEEAMEILR; this is encoded by the coding sequence TTGAGCGAGATTGGCAAAAGGGTGCGGATGGAGAGGATCATCGATAGGAACAGCGGAAATACCGTCATCATCCCCATGGACCACGGGATATCCGTCGGCCCCGTCAAGGGGCTCGTCAACCTCTCGGAGATGGTGGACAGGGTGGCCGAGGGGGGCGCGAACGCCGTCCTCCAGCAGAAGGGGATGGTGAAGCACGGCCATCGCGGCTACGGAAGCGACATCGGCCTGATCGTCCACATGTCCGCCAGCACCGCCCTCGGCCCCGATCCCAACAACAAGGTCCAGGTCTGTCAGGTGGAGGAGGCCCTGAAGGTGGGGGCCGACGCCGTCTCCGTCCACATCAACATCGGCTCTGAAACCGAGGCCGATCAGCTCAAGAAGCTCGGAAGCGTCGCCGAGAGGTGCGACTTCTGGGGGATGCCCCTCATCGCCATGATGTACCCCCGGGGAGACAAGATCGCCGACCCCAACGGCGTCGACGTCGTCTCCCTGGCGGCCCGGGCCGGGGCGGAGCTGGGGGCCGACATCATCAAGACCAACTACACCGGCGACCCCGAGACCTTCAGGGAGGTCGTCGCCGGATGTCCCGTCCCGGTGGTCATCGCCGGCGGCCCCAAGACCGAGACGGACGAGGAGTTCCTCGAGATGATCCGCGGCGCCATCGACGCCGGGGGGCGGGGCGTCGCCATCGGAAGGAACGTCTTCCAGCACGAGAACCCGACGAAGATGACGAGGGCGATATCCGCCATCGTCCACCTCGACCGGACCGTCGAGGAGGCGATGGAGATCCTGAGGTGA